The Melitaea cinxia chromosome 13, ilMelCinx1.1, whole genome shotgun sequence sequence TCACCTAtgaatatctatattttaaagaCCACAAACATTTAAATGTCTTGATAGAGTAGACCAGAAGATTTTAAAATGctcattctaaaaataaattctaaaaattcgtaaacttatttttttttttaattgaaatttggtGCGTGTCAAGTAGtccgatttaaatttaattaagatcttacaagtacttttcgatttatatgtaataatgcgtatttacttgactattttttcatcccctgctgaaagttccaaataaaaaacgatgaaacgatgaaacagggattccaaaatgttaatacattttttatctgttgTTATCAGggctatctggatccagataaatctatctagatTCCGGGCTCTAGATGTTCcaaacacaatagtttacaataacttcccatacaatcattgttttttatttggaactttcagcacggtcgacctagttgtattatactgcataacttttcactgggtacaccgattttgatgattcttgttttattcgaaagttAATATCTACTTGTCTTATTGTTTCGAATTTGATCAAATCTGACAACGacttttgagtaatttttgataatgcgtatttacttgactatgttttcgtctccctatgttgtattacttgtcgatatcatttaggtcggttttttttttttcgtttgcgaacgaacacaataattcaataaataaataggtgtagcgacatctatctcgcgacatacaaactagagaaaaactgacgtatcctacatcgcgatatcagagcgattgagtatatatacaagaacccgacaacaactgCGGGGCgatagcccaccagacacaacagcCGTCTGGTcagaggatcctccctttgcgatggagGATGAGGAACTTCACAACCTATTCCTCGTACCCCCAAATAGGTATAGTtagtttttactatttaaatatattttttccaaagttaaaatattttattatcaatttttgaaatttttcatGATTCTTTCTCTAATTTTCCTTGAAATCAAAATAATCGATGAAAGGCGACTCCGTGTGTTGTTACAAATCACAGGCATCGTGAAAGCGCAACAATAATGCCAGAATCCAAATCCTACTACTTCCATAGCTTTTTACGTAACAACAGATAAGAACTACTACTGCCTTGGTGAATAAGAAATCTGGTCTGGTCggaaaaatgtaatttagtGAGATATAACATTCAATTAGTTTGGCTTTATGCTGTTTGTGAAActtcaactttatttttaagtatgtacAGATGTATAGATTACgtaggtattattatttaataaagtattaagtacataaaaaaataatgtaatataatcatCAGACACATAAGAAGCTAAAAAGGtacattttcaattaatttccaGAAATgcacacaacaaaaaaaaaggcaCGACAAACATCAACATGGCCGGTGCAAATACTTGGTATGAGTGACAATGAATCAACGTCCGACGATCGAATACTTGACGGAGatcccattccgggtttcaaatgaagttttccttctccaggaccctgatgattttggtcgccttttacgacccccacgggaagatagggggtggtgctattctactcggccgacaccacacggcattgAGTTAACCAAatagtatgtaattttttttttatgtcaccaggttggtaaacaagcgtacggctcacctaatggtaagcgattaccgtagcttatagacgcctgcaacaccagaagcatcgcaagcgcgttgccgacccaatccccaatcccccccaggagctctggtcaccttactcaccaacagaattacaatactgcttgaaaacagtattattttgctgtgatcttcaaTTACTCTACTAGCAACACTTACAAGTTCTTTGTCATAATGCTTAGTTGAGTTTTTAAATACGAAGAGGTATCCCTGAACTTCGTTTATTAACCActaatttgaaaataacattttttcaatatttgtctgtctgtctgtctgtttatctgtctatttgttccggcttatctctaaaacggctggaccgattatgACACgaatttcactggcaaatagctgatgtagtgaggagtaaattaggctacttttattctaggaatatttatttcatatttctacgaaatgaacaataactttttttgttaaattccatgcggatgAAGTTgctggcacagctagtttaaaatagaATCATTGTTTTTGATCAGGATTTGGGCAGTAGGGATCATTTTCTTGAGGAGCACTACTTGGATTAGGTGGGTCTGGGACACTTTCGTAATAACAGTGACCATCCCACCACCACGCAGGACCAGGTGTTGGAGCGAAGTTGAAGCAAATCTGAAACATATTCACGGTAATGAACGTACttcaatcattataaataaaaataaacagaccCCACATTAGAAGATCACAGCGTAAATTGTCTCATTTGTTCGCTAGAAACATTCATCGAAAACTCATTTCTTTGGTATATTAcctatacataatttttattactttatgtactactgttttatttaaattttttagtcttGAGAGCTTGAGAGAGAAATAATTTGAGTCTTTGTTTGTACtggataaactaaaaataatactggaccgatttttgaaaaaatctttcacCAGTGGAATGTTATGTAATCGCTGAATAATattggctatattttaacgggaACGTTCAAACTTATCACAAAAACCCTTGTAATTCACGCGGGGAGAAAATGAGTTTGTTTATAATCACTCACGGCATCAGGACGAATAACCTTAGTTTCAATTTTCTTAACCGGATCATTCAAAATTGGCGGGCCTTCAGCTATTGGCGCTATAACTGGTGGTTGAACAGAATGAAAggcatttcttttataataatagttttcaGAATACTTCGTATCCGGTCCTCTCGGTATTTCTGCTGGTGGTGTAGTGCGGGGTGCTACTAAAGGCGGAAAGCGACCATGAAGAGTATGTTCTCTGCCTAGCAAAAATTTTCTTAGTTTCTGCAAAACATAAGACACATCTCTAAATTTTTTCTTAGACatcttgaaattattattagtgacgtatgttaaaaaacaataacattcaaggtattgtcatttttttaaatgcatgATCTGGTCGATAAAGTCTGACACACAATAGCAGGACAgtcattaaaaaatcaataaatatatgtaacttTGTTAATAAGTATTgataattttgaaacatttaaaaaatttaatgtgaCAATTTTCTATAGAGAATATAACAATTTCAAAGTTTAATCAGAGTTTTCAATGACataaaaatttagttacatTGAGTTCGAAAACCATTCAAATGTTGCTTAACCCTTATGATAGCTGTATCTTATTAACGTTAATATTAACGTAAACGTAATGTAACATTTAATAACGTAATTTTTATAAGGCAAAATTAAAAGAGCAAATCATTATgtcaataaaaaagtataaacttattttaaataattgcgtttgctcgcaaacgaaaaaaaaaccgacttcaattacatcgacgagtaatacaacgtagatcgacgaaaaaatagtcaagtaactacacgttatcaaaaattactcaaaaagtagttatcagatctcaataaaatttatatgtgaccatatgacaaacatcagcttttgattaaattaaaaattattaaaatcggtatacccggtaaaaagttattgcagattttcaagagtttccctctatttctctgggatctcatcatcagatcctggtttccttatcatggtactaaactagggatatctactttccaacaaaaaaagaattatcaaaatcggtatatgtatatccaatagaaagttatgcggtataatacaacgtaggtcgacgaaaaaagcgtcaagtaaaaacgcattattagatatagctcgaaaagttgttgttagatctcaaataaatttaaatgggaccaattggcacataccacctttcgattaaaagaaaatttgtcaaaatcggtccacacggtcaaaagttctgatgtaacatatataaaaaaaaaaaaaatacagtcgaattgagaacctcctccttttttggaagtcggttaaaaatactgtcACAAGCAATTATTATACATGACATTGTTTAGAATTCTGTGGTAAATAATAGTATTTCtcgatatattttaatttttcagatTCAACTAACGATATAATACGactactagtggtcgcccagtggtcaaaattcaaccataattaatttaaactagtGGTCggccagtggtcgaaattcgacggttcgaccataattaattttatattaaggttatgtttgacattcagtaaagacattgttctccactctacgtgacattgtcGGAATCAACCATGCTCCACTGGCACAACTGATTACTGAAAGCCATTATACCAATCAAtcaaataatctataatctattctcaatttgaccacggactttaacaataaacagaagagtatataattatgcttgcgtgtgtcaaatacatggtataatgttttttttttttttttaattattattatttaatttttgaatgcataattgtaacaaaatattagcattctatTCATTCattcgtgggtgtcgtaagaggcgactaagggataatgcagttccactaccaccttggaacttataaagtcgaccgatggcaggatagccatccaactgctggctttgaaatacacaggccgaagacgggtagcagcgtcttcggtgcgataaagccagccctgcggtcaccaacccgcctgcccagcgtggtgactatgggcaacacacatgagtttacgccatttttggcgcgtcAATTTAATTTCAGGGGCTACATTATAAGCACTAGGAGTTTTTTTGCGGGtcacaataattttactttattgaaaTGTCATTGTGTAATGAAAAATCAAGTAGCTTATACAATATTGTATAAACTTCttgtgaaaaattaaaaccaaaccAAAACCATATAATCTATAGTTTGAGACAAAATTTAGTAGTCTTTTCTAAGACCAATTTcagaaaacaattatttgaaaaataaaatgtattaaatatattgactttttttcattgtaaattgaAAGGTAAAGCAATTAATTAACACAcattgttttatgtatattacggacgtaattttatttaagaaaaaaaattactagacGTATGTCACCTGAATGTCAGTCAAACTCCCGCGCATTCCGATTTCTGTCAAAGTTTTTAGTAGTGTATAAATTTGCAATGTGATTATTTTTCtctaaaatttgttattaaaatttgtacagCAACGTTTTGTTTagctgtatatatattataataaactattaaacaTGAAAACTCAAAAATCTTCGGACAATGAAGACGTAACTCCGACAAAAAAAGTTCTAAAACAAGCTCGTTTACCGTTCATGATAATTAGCGATGTTTCACCTAAATCTGTTACTCCTCCATCCCGAAAGCGAAAGCTTTCTGTTCCTGAACCCGAACCAATTACTAAAGTTAGTAAAATCGTCAATGATACCGATTTGGCTAAAGATTTAGTAGTTATTAGTGATGATGATAGTAAAGAGGCTCCACAAGTGGAAAAAGTGGATATAAAACTGAATCCTTATGTAAAATTAGTAGATACTGCTTGGAAGAAAAAAGCACAAAAGGcgaagacttcaaaaaagaaaaagaacgAACATAAAAACTCTAAACTGGTTTCTAATAGTTCTacagaaaataatgaaaatgcgTGTGAGCTTTTTGAAAACAGCGATAACAAAGGTGATAGTGGTGAGGAAATGATAGTTGACGGTTCTGAAGAAAAAACTATCAAAATGGATGTAGACGatgaaaaagaaatacaaaataaaaatgaggtAAAAAGTGAAAACATTATGGGCAAAAAACCTCAAGAAGACAGTATAGATACAGATAAAGACTCAAATTGTTCAGAAGATACAAAGCAACAGAACCACAAAAAATCTACTAAGTTAAAAGATAGTTCTAGTGTAGATAGCGACAGTTTAAATAGTTCATTTACATCTGCGAAGGAAGAAAAAATTTCACAAGATGATAAAAACATGACAAAGTTGGAAAATGATATTGAAGTTACTCCAAAAAGAAGTCaaagaaacaaacataaaaGTGATGAGAAAATATCAAATACTTCTTTAATAAGCACCTGCGATGAATCATTCAGTTCGAGTCCTTCGACTCCTCGACGTTCTAACAGAGTGTCGCTTACAAACAGTCAAGGAGATGTATCTTTAAATGATGCAAGTTTGAAAATAACACCAAAACAAGTTTGTATTCTTTTatgtatcattatttttattaaatgtctcCTCAGGCAAAATCTGATCcattataatgatttatttgtttttgacatttttaaaacacatcAAATCTTTCTTGAGtgctgttttttaaataaatatctaaatattaataatttgagTCGTCTGTAAGAAATGGCTAAAATGCCATAAggcatcatcatcacatcattgTAGTCCATAGTCTGTAAatctcttaaaatatatttaacgagGAAAAtggtggtgtacaataaagtataaataaatgataaataatacttCTATTTAAATCATGTatgaatatgtttaaaatattaatgaaataaataaaaaacactacACTCAATGCCCACTACTAGGAATTTCCCGTTtgtcgggggtctggaaacacacaatacttttatatgtattaatattttttatatatgttttggtaaaggtaaaattatattaagtaaagaaaattttaattgtataagaAATACACAaggaaaatttttattatacactcATCTATCAGAGAATTATAATATCTGAATAAATAgcacaaataaaatacttaaatggTTTTTCAGCTTCAAAAGAAACTAGAATCAGCCAAGAAAAGagaagaaagagagaaagaaagaatAGAACgtgaaaaaaagaaacaactaGAAAAAGATGAGAGAGCAAGACAGAAACAAGAGAAAGAAgaacaaagaaagaaagagCGAGAAGAAAAAGAAGAGGCAAAGAGAAGGGAAAGGGAAGAGAAAGAAGagcaaaaaagaaaagaaaaagaggaaaaagaaaaacaaagagAATTAGAAAAGAGTGAGTAATATCTTTGTTTTTACTTAGTTACCATTAGCATGGTcatattacacaaatatttaagttaatattCTGTTTTGTCTAGTGTCATTAGATTTGTCAAAAGTaagaattaagtaatttttactgATATaaatctatgtttttttttttgttttatatagtattctactgtattttattaacattttctattttcaatataatttatgatatattattctcTTTTTTCAACAGAATTGAGAGAAGAAAAGGAAGAACAAAAGCGTAAGgagaaagaagaaaaagaagaacaGAAAAAGAAGGAAAAAGAAGCTAAAGAAGAGGAGAAACGGAAAAAACAAGAAGCCCTTGAACAAGAAAAACTAGAACaagagcaaaagaaaaaaaaagcagCAGAGGCTTTTGTCAGTTTCTTTGTACCAAAACAGAAAGGAGAAAAGGAACAAATCACCCTTGGAACTCTTagtaataatgatattttatcaAGTTTCACAGTTAAGTCTGATATGCGTATTGCACCAACCACGAGAATTACtttaaatgaagaaaataaaaaagttttagataattttatacaaGAGCAAAATGTTccagaaaatttattatatgtaaaaagttTGAAAGGATCTCATAAACCTCTGAGTAATGGTAAAACATGGCCTTTGAGTGataaagatgatgatgatgttatgATAGTGGGTaagtaatgataataaataaatatcttcacaatacacacacggtcgtctattcctaaagtaagcaacttgatgcttgtgttataggtaaaagccgactgctatagctagatattttttttttcaataaacatacttataaattacacatatatgtatatataaataagtatttatattatacccagactcggggtgaaaatcgaacccacaaccctcggagcagaaagcagtcactacaaactgcgccaatgagctatataaatatatattttagagacttagatataatgttaaaatcaaaaaagttatttcaagtTTGTttatattgagaaaaaaaaaatattactttgaaTTATTGCCATAGGTAGACTTGGTTGActacttttgaaaattaatatctaaattgTAAAGGAGgggcaaaaaattaaaacactatTTTTGTTAGAGTTGGTATGGCAATAGtttttgttcctttttttaCTAGATCTTTTTCTcctgaaatatttttgtacattaaatatgtagtctttcgactaaactggaagctccttttctatattcgcAGGGCGCGGGAGTAggtttacaatattatgtaggtagtacttacaaagattataacaaaattgtaacgtacACCGAACACGTGTATGCGTGCACGCTCTTCGGAGTTCCGATCGagtctatcgtgtggcggagggagtaactcagagcagtgcctaggacttgcgacccaggtgtaggtttaaggagatctcctttgggatacgtatcaacgctcaccttcactgctcgagttatacgcctcgcctagccaaattaatcgtaatacataacaattaattcgtttgcacaaattaattattgaacgagtctaggttaagcaactagcaggatacaacaagtgtatcgtgccaagccagagccaagactgccttagcggcggttgcactattcgttttatacacgtcacaataactcgagtaatataacgaTAGTAATATAACGAATGAGGGTagttgactatcgaacgatgtgcaagtgttgtttataaattccttgctaattgcgtacgacagtgctattgctgacaaatatttatatgtatatccaCCACAATGCTAAACACAAATtagtaacaaattaaattgttcagtaataattaaatattatatacttttatatactttCTTCCTCACAGAGGATGAACTCCCACCAGTGGACGGTGGTGAAACAATAGCTTGCGACATAGTAAAGCGTGAGAAACTTCGACCTAAGCTGTTTGCATTTCACGAGAACAGGCGGCCGCCATATTGGGGCACGTGGAGAAAGAAAAGCAAATTTATTAATCCTAGA is a genomic window containing:
- the LOC123659117 gene encoding NADH dehydrogenase [ubiquinone] 1 alpha subcomplex subunit 7-like gives rise to the protein MSKKKFRDVSYVLQKLRKFLLGREHTLHGRFPPLVAPRTTPPAEIPRGPDTKYSENYYYKRNAFHSVQPPVIAPIAEGPPILNDPVKKIETKVIRPDAICFNFAPTPGPAWWWDGHCYYESVPDPPNPSSAPQENDPYCPNPDQKQ
- the LOC123658975 gene encoding chromatin assembly factor 1 subunit A-like — translated: MKTQKSSDNEDVTPTKKVLKQARLPFMIISDVSPKSVTPPSRKRKLSVPEPEPITKVSKIVNDTDLAKDLVVISDDDSKEAPQVEKVDIKLNPYVKLVDTAWKKKAQKAKTSKKKKNEHKNSKLVSNSSTENNENACELFENSDNKGDSGEEMIVDGSEEKTIKMDVDDEKEIQNKNEVKSENIMGKKPQEDSIDTDKDSNCSEDTKQQNHKKSTKLKDSSSVDSDSLNSSFTSAKEEKISQDDKNMTKLENDIEVTPKRSQRNKHKSDEKISNTSLISTCDESFSSSPSTPRRSNRVSLTNSQGDVSLNDASLKITPKQLQKKLESAKKREEREKERIEREKKKQLEKDERARQKQEKEEQRKKEREEKEEQKRKEKEEKEKQRELEKKLREEKEEQKRKEKEEKEEQKKKEKEAKEEEKRKKQEALEQEKLEQEQKKKKAAEAFVSFFVPKQKGEKEQITLGTLSNNDILSSFTVKSDMRIAPTTRITLNEENKKVLDNFIQEQNVPENLLYVKSLKGSHKPLSNGKTWPLSDKDDDDVMIVEDELPPVDGGETIACDIVKREKLRPKLFAFHENRRPPYWGTWRKKSKFINPRRPFATDQKHLDYEVDSDEDWEEDQEGESIDGSGAGSDDEQDADEYEVDNELFVPHGYLSDEEATMDEDDVLSLSPETQKARLKHLEDEFEFEMKKPMEKLKPRLYGLLWETEEGGRPENCAEALWKYFEKFSMIMNDPTPFLQPLNETEDSDKKKVKKKKTIDGEQKSPKNEKKKKPKVDDKEGKKLKVDMKKQNQDTKKNQPGINTFLTKKKT